The nucleotide sequence GCCCAGCGGCTGGTAGGATTGCAGGCGCGCTGGAATGCTCATGAGATGTTCGCCGCCGAGCCGTTCCGCCTCGTTTTCCTTGCCTTCGAGAATGAGCCGGCGCATTTCGGGAAGATATTTCGCCGCGTCCGGATTCGTGTAATCGTGCGGGCCGCCCGTCCAGAGCGTGCATTCGTTCAGTTGCAGGCGTTCCTCGCCGGGCAAGCCGAACACCATCGCGCCCATGCGCCCGTTGCCGATGGGCAGCGCCTGGTTCCACTCGGCCGCCGGGGCCGGATACCACAATTTGAGGTCGTAATCCACTTTCAGGTCTCCCGCGCCCGCCTGCGGGCAAATCAGTCCGGCCATCCACACAACGCCCGCTCCGAACAACGTCCACTTCGATGCCACGTCTTTGCCTCCACCACAATCGAAAATCCGCCACCCAAAAGGTTTCTTTGTTTGCGCCTTCCACGCACCATGCATGAACGTTGCAAACAAGAAAATCGCATCCCTGACTGCGTTTGGGCAGCCGGACCGCTTGAGGAACATCGTAAGGCGGCCTGGCCGCAATGTCAAAGCCGGCGGCGCGATTCGCGCCGTTTGCGGTCGGCATGGAAATAAGTTTAGAGTGAATCAGGCGGGATGCCCGCGGCGGGATTCAATCAATCGAAGGAGGTTTGCCGGTATGCAGAAAAAAGAAATGCGAGGAACGGGCTTGTCGCGTCGGCAGTTCATGGGCGGCGCGGCCGGCATGGCGCTGGTGGCGGCGCACGGCATGGCGCATGCCGTGTCGAAAAGTCCGAACGAGCGCTTGGGCGTGGGGCAGATCGGCTGCGGCGGGCGCGGGAGCGGCCACATGCAAATCCTGGATTGGCTCAAGGACAACGGCGGCGGCGTGGAAATCGTCGCCGTCTGCGACACGTACCGGGGCCGTCTCGATCGCGCCGCTAAAAAATACAACGCCAAGGCGTACATGGATTATCGCGAGATGCTCGCCGATCCCCGCGTGGATCTCGTGTGCATCGCGACGCCCGATCATCAGCACGGGTATCAGGCGCTCGACGCGATTCGCGCCGGCAAGGACGTCTATTGCGAAAAGCCCGTCACCCACTGGCGGCAATTCGATCTGACCAAAACACTGGCCGAAGAAGTCAAAAAGACCGGCCGGGTGGTGCAGATTGGCGCGCAGGGCATGTCGGACAGTGCATGGCGGCAAATGCGCAAACTGATCGAGGAGGGTCTTATCGGCCAGCCGATACACGCCGAATGCGGTTATTTCCGCGTGGGCGATTGGGGCGAGCGCGGCATGCCGATTGACGATCCGAACGTGAAACCGGGGCCGGATCTCGACTGGGACGCTTTCCTCGGCGACGCGCCCAAGCGGCCCTACGACGTGAGCCGTTATTTCCGCTGGCGCATGTACGAAGATTACGCGGGCGGCCCCTCGACGGACCTCTTTCCGCACAGCCTGACGCCGGTCGTCTACATGCTCGGCGTCGGCATGCCCGCCATGGCCGTCGCGACCGGCGGCAAGTTCCGCTATGAGGAACGCGAGGTCCCCGACACCTTCAACATGCTCATTGATTATCCGGAAAAGATCACCGTCGCCGTTCTCGGCACCCAGGGCAACGATTATCAGGCCACCGGCGGACGAGGCGCGCCGGGCCGCGTGCCCGTCATCCGGGGCTGGGAAGGTTCGCTCACGGTTCAGGACAAGGAGATTGTGTTCATTCCCGCGGACGGATCGAAGAAAGAACCACAACGCTTCCCCATCGAGGCTCCGGAAGACACCACGGCCCATTTCAAGAATTTCATTGATTGCGCGCGCGCCGGCAATCCCGCCACATGGAGTCCGATGGACCTCGCCTTCCGCGTCCAAACGGCCCTGCAGATGGGCACGCTCGCCTTGCGCAATAACAAAGTGGCCCGGTTCGATGCCGAAAAGCAGCAGATTGTCTTGTAATTTTCCGGTTTGCCTTTTCCGCGCGCCGCGAACAGGGAAACGTCAATGAGAACCGCCGGACGCATGGCGGCCTGGTTTTCCGGGGCGCTGCTTTGGCTCACGGTCGCGTGCCTTGCGTTGGAGGCGTGGGAACGCTACCGTATGCCCCGCGTCGAACAGGCCGCCCGGGCGTACGGCGACAAACGCATGGCCGAGGGATACGCCCGAAACCTTGCCGTCCTGCAGGCCACGCCGGCGCCGCCGCCGCCGGATTTCGCGCCGAAGGAATTGCCGGCACGCGGCGAGTTTGCCGGACGCGACGAACAAGGGCGCATGCGCCTCGCCGCGGAGCGTTCCGAAACCATTTTCCTGTGCAATGACCGGGGCATCGTGCAGGCCGTCTATCCGGACGGCCATTCCGCCTCGGTTGAAGAATTCGCTTCCCGCATCAAGACGGGCGCGCCGATCCAGGACTCGTTTCCGGAAACGGAACGGCAGGATGCCGCAAATGCGTTCCTGGCCGCCGTCTCCGGGAAAAACCGCCAGACGCGCGACTATCCCCTTCCCCGTGCGGACGGTTCCCTGAACGTGTTCGAGTTCACCTTCGTTCCGGTGGGGGGAGAAAACAACGCCGTCGCGGTGTTCGTGCGCGATTCGATATGGGATGTGTTATGGAAGAAATTCCGCCCGCACGTCTATCGGGACGATCCGTACATCTTCTGGACGAACGCGCAGGGTTTCCGCGGGGACGAGATTGCGCTTCCAAAACCCGCGGGGATCTACCGAATAGTGTGCATCGGCGGTTCGACCACCGCCGAGGGACCGCGAAACGATCTGACCTATCCCGCGATTATGGAACGCGAGGTTCGAAAGAGGCTCGGCACGGACCGAATCGAAGTCGTCAACGCCGGCATTTTCGCGCTGAATTCTTTCGGGGAAACCGAGCGGTTCGATGATTATTTGAACCTGCAACCGGATTTGATCGTCCACTACAACCTTGTAAACGACCTGAACGATTTGAAGGACTGGATCATTCCGAAATCAGCCGCCGCCGAACCCCTGAAAACATTGAAATGGATCGG is from Candidatus Hydrogenedentota bacterium and encodes:
- a CDS encoding Gfo/Idh/MocA family oxidoreductase → MQKKEMRGTGLSRRQFMGGAAGMALVAAHGMAHAVSKSPNERLGVGQIGCGGRGSGHMQILDWLKDNGGGVEIVAVCDTYRGRLDRAAKKYNAKAYMDYREMLADPRVDLVCIATPDHQHGYQALDAIRAGKDVYCEKPVTHWRQFDLTKTLAEEVKKTGRVVQIGAQGMSDSAWRQMRKLIEEGLIGQPIHAECGYFRVGDWGERGMPIDDPNVKPGPDLDWDAFLGDAPKRPYDVSRYFRWRMYEDYAGGPSTDLFPHSLTPVVYMLGVGMPAMAVATGGKFRYEEREVPDTFNMLIDYPEKITVAVLGTQGNDYQATGGRGAPGRVPVIRGWEGSLTVQDKEIVFIPADGSKKEPQRFPIEAPEDTTAHFKNFIDCARAGNPATWSPMDLAFRVQTALQMGTLALRNNKVARFDAEKQQIVL
- a CDS encoding SGNH/GDSL hydrolase family protein; protein product: MRTAGRMAAWFSGALLWLTVACLALEAWERYRMPRVEQAARAYGDKRMAEGYARNLAVLQATPAPPPPDFAPKELPARGEFAGRDEQGRMRLAAERSETIFLCNDRGIVQAVYPDGHSASVEEFASRIKTGAPIQDSFPETERQDAANAFLAAVSGKNRQTRDYPLPRADGSLNVFEFTFVPVGGENNAVAVFVRDSIWDVLWKKFRPHVYRDDPYIFWTNAQGFRGDEIALPKPAGIYRIVCIGGSTTAEGPRNDLTYPAIMEREVRKRLGTDRIEVVNAGIFALNSFGETERFDDYLNLQPDLIVHYNLVNDLNDLKDWIIPKSAAAEPLKTLKWIGRKSSFLRNRFNRLLMLSEPEMEARLREGIIANLRTMASRVQAAGVQMAVCSFACPAAEIMSQTEKDFFNWRMNAGFSGAIADIESYAWAVEIYNRLVRDLCREQGLIYIPVAERLRGGIDAYSDQCHMFLDAMQRKAEIIAEVVTAHIRIE